The Bacteroidia bacterium genomic interval GTTTCTACTTCAAGACCCAGGATGAAATGCTGGAACTTTTCCAGGATATTCCGGAGTCATTGGACAATACCCTTCACCTCGCCGATCGCTGCAACTTTGAGCTCAACCTGGCTGGAGATATGATCCTCCCGCAATACCAGGTTCCTGAGCAATACAAGGATATGGATGATTTCCTGGCAGCGATGGTCTGGGAACGAGCTCCCAAGCGCTATCCGGACATGACCACGGAGATTCGGGAGCGTATTGAACATGAGCTCAAGATCATGAAGAAAATGGGCTATGCCGGGTACTTCCTCATTGTACAGTCCTTTACAACCGAGGCTAGAAATCGAGGGGTATATGTCGGTCCGGGTCGTGGATCTGCCGCAGGATCAGTGGTGGCCTATGTATTGGGGATCATAGATATAGATCCCTTGCAGTATGATCTGCTGTTTGAGAGATTTCTCAATCCGGAGCGTGTTTCTCCTCCGGATATTGATATAGATTTTGATGATGAAGGTCGCCAGGAGGTGATCGATTATGTAGTAGGTGAATATGGGCGAAAGTCCGTTTCACAGGTGATCACCTATGGAACGATGGGAGCCAAGACAGCTCTCAGAGATGTAGGTCGTACCCTGAATATTTCCCTTCAGGAAGTAAACCGCATTGCCAAACTGGTTCCGGATCGTCCGGGCATTAACTTTAAAAAAGCCCTTGACCCCGATCACAATCCTGATAGCTATGAAGAATTGGGCAAACTCTTCGAGAGCAAAGATCCGCTGATCAATAAGATGATGCGCTTTGCCAAAACCCTCGAAGGAACTGCTCGCCATACCGGAGTACATGCCTGTGCAGTAATTATAGCACCGGGAGATGTCTCCAATTATGCTCCCGTCGCAACTGCCAAGGACAATACCCTGATCACCCAATACGATGGGCCTATGGCAGAGATGTGTGGATTGCTGAAAATGGACTTCCTCGGATTGAGGACTCTCTCCATTCTCAAAACAGCCATCAAACTCACCAAACAAAATCATGGAGTCGTGATCGATCCGGATACGATTGACCTTACCGACACCAAAACCTACGAACTTTACCAGAGGGGAGATACGGTAGCTACCTTCCAGTTTGAGTCCGATGGTATGCGTAAATACCTCCGCCAACTCAAACCCACCAATATAGAGGACCTCATCGCGATGAACGCCCTGTATCGTCCGGGACCGATGGATAATATCCCTTCTTTCGTCAATAGAAAGCATGGAAGAGAGCCCATCCACTATCCCCACGATATGTTGGAACCCATTCTCCAAAACACCTATGGGATCATGGTTTACCAGGAGCAGATCATGCAGGTAGCCCGAACGATGGGTGGATATACCATGGGAGGTGCGGATTTGCTGAGACGTGCCATGGGTAAAAAGAAGATGGAGATCATGGCCAAAGAAAAGGTCAACTTCATCAAAGGTGCGGAGGAAAAGGGGGTTGATACAAAAGTATCTGAAGAGGTATTCGCCCTTATGGAGAAATTTGCCTCTTATGGCTTCAACAAAAGCCATAGTGCAGCCTATTCGGTGCTTGCTTTTAAAACGGCCTTCATGAAGGCACATTACCCTGCCGAATATATGGCTGCCGTTTTAACCCACAACATCAACGACATTAAAAAGATCACCTTCTTCATTGAAGAATGTAGAAGGATGGGCATAGACGTTTTACCTCCGGATATAAATGAGTCTCAGGCTTTATTTAGTGTAGATAAGCAGGGACAAATCCGATTTGGAATGGCAGCAATCAAGGGAGTGGGACATGCGGTAGTAGAATCCATCATTAGCCAAAGAGATAAAGAAGGACCCTTTTCCAGTCTATTCGATATGACCACGCGCATGCCAGCCCGATCTATCAATAGAAAAACCCTGGAATCTCTTGCCTATGCAGGAGCCCTGGATGGTTTTGGGCTGCAACGCTGGCAGTATTTCCTTTCTCCTACAGAAAAAGAAAACGGACACCTGCTGGATCGGGCATTGAGTTATGGAGTTAAAGTTCAGATGGAAAGAAACTCTCCACAGGTCAGTCTGTTTGGAGACGCCAATGGAAATGGTAGTTCTCATCAGGAACCTCCCATTCCTATGGGAACCAATAAGGAGGGAAAGATTCTCGAAGCCTGGACAGAGCTCGAAAAACTTAATTATGAAAAAGAAGTAATTGGTTTCTTCCTGTCTGGCCATCCCCTGGATAAATATAAATGGCAACTTGATGCTTTCACCAATACAAAATTCTCCGAACTTGAAGAAGGAAGTAATAGAAAGGACATCAAATGTGCAGGGATCGTTACGAGTGTTAGAGAAAGAGTCTCCCGCCGGGGCAATAGATTTCTCTCCTTTACCATAGAAGATTTTTCAGACTCCTATGAAATTGCGTTATTTGGAGAACATTACGAAAAATATCGGGGACTGATCCGCCAGGATGAAATGTTATTTATCATGGCGGGATTCCAACCCAGACGCTATGATCCGACGCTCACGGATTTCAGAATCAAGGAAATGCGATTATTGAGTAACGAATTATTTGATAAAATGATTCGCCATCTTTGCGTTGAGATACACAATAGCGAGCTGACTGAAGAATTGCTGGAAGAATTGCAGCGATTGTTCAACGAACACAAAGGAAGCAAGGACCTGAAATTTAAGTTGAAAGATGATTCTATTGCCGCTAATATTCAGATGATTAGCTCTGAATGGCAAATAGATCCGAACGGGGAATTAGTGAATCAGTTGAGTGAACTAGGGCTTACATATAGTCTGACCTAAGAAAATTGCTCAATTAAATACGTAAAGTCTAACCTGAAAAAAGCTTTGTTTCAAGGCGGTTTTGAGGTCTTATATATTTTATACTTCTGCTACCTCTCATATCAAGCAACATGCCCGAATTAAGTCAAGACCAAGCCGTACCCATCAGAAAAGGAGAAGAATTGGATATACAGAAACTGGAAGGCTATCTCCAGGAAAAGCTCGGTTCTACGGGTAATTTGGAGGTCCAACAATTCCCCGGTGGATATTCCAATCTCACCTATCTGCTCAAGATGGGAGATCGGGAAATGGTCTTGCGAAGACCCCCTTTCGGCGCCAACATTAAAAGCGGTCATGATATGTCCAGGGAATATAAAATCCTTTCAAAACTCCAGGGACATTATGATAAAGTTCCTGAAGCTTTGGCCTTTGATGAAGCGGGCGATTTACTTGGGGCTCCTTTTTATGTAATGGAAAGGGTAAATGGTATCATCATTCGTCCGAAAATGTCTTTGGAAGATGCGCCGAGTGAAGCTCAGATGAAAAAGATTTCAACGGCTCTTGTAGATACCTTTGTGGAGTTGCACAATGTTGATTACGAAGCGGCAGACTTGAATGATCTGGGAAGGCCAGCGGGCTATAATGAGCGTCAGATTACGGGCTGGATCAAGCGTTATAACAATGCCCAAACCGATGAGATCCCGGAAATGGAAAAAACGGCTTCCTGGCTGATGAAAAACATTCCGGCTGAAAGTAAACATGCCCTCATTCACAATGATTTCAAATACGACAACATGATCCTGGATCCACAGGATTTGGGTAAAGTAAAAGCTATCCTCGACTGGGAAATGGCTACTCTCGGTGATCCCCTCATGGATTTGGGCACCTCTATTGGGTATTGGGTAAATCAGGATGATCCCGATTTCATGAAACAATTGCAACTTAGCCCTACTACCCTGCCCGGCAATCCTTCCCGTGGAGAATTTGTCAACCTGTATGCAGAAAAAAGTGGGCTGGAAGTAGGAGACTTTGTTTTCTATTTCGTGTATGGCTTATTCAAGATTGCTGTCATTGTCCAGCAGATTTATTACCGTTACAAAAAAGGACATACGCAAGATGAAAGATTCGCTTCTCTGGGGATGGCTGTAAAAGGTTGTGGAATGGTAGCTCAGCAAGCTATCCAACGTAAAAAAATTGACAATTTGTTTTAAATCCTGATTTTCCTGTCAGCAGGAGTCCGATTTTTGTATCCGTAATCGCTGAAATATGTCTATTTTGTGATCACAATCACAGAAGGGGAAAAATGTTTGCTATAATTTTAGTTAGCATTTTGACAGTTAGTTAAAGAAGGTACAAACTGAATGACTCACATAGGGCCTGAAGACATACGGGCAAGACTGGTTTTTACACAATTACCAAAGTTCCTCACTTTGGTGCTTCTTCTTTGTATCCCCTTCTTAAGCTTTAGTCAATCTCGCATCCTTTCTCTCGAAATCCAGGGACTCAAAAAGACCAAGCCTGCCTACCTTAAATATTTTATAGATACCGAAGAAGGCATGGAACTGGATTCAGCCAGGCTCCAACAGGACATGCAGCGGCTTAAAAACCTCAATTCCATCGCCAATGCCTGGAGTAGCATTGATACCCTGGAAGAGGGATACAAAGTTAACGTCCAGCTCGAAGAAGCCTTGACTTTTTTTCCCATCATCAATTTCGGAGGCGTTCAGGGTAATTTCTGGTATCAGCTAGGTTTTACGGATACCAATTGGCTGGGTCGGGGAAAACAGCTTTCAATGTACTACCAGAACAATGACCGCAGAAGCAATTTCAACATCTATTATCGCGATCCTTTTCTGAATGGAAGCAAATGGGGCTATTCTGTTGGAGCTTTTCGTTTCGCTTCTGTAGAACCGCTATTTTTTGATGATGATGTCGTTTTTTATGACTATACAAACTGGAGTTTCGGAGCAACAGGGATTTATAATATTGATCGCACCCAATATGTGGAAGCGGGGCTGACCTATTTCATCGAGGATTATGAAAAGAATTCCCGACACAGAGAAGAGATCACTCCGGGACCGGATGCATTGCGGGAGCCCAAAACCTTAGCCAAATTTTTCTACCAGACCAATAAGGTCAATTACCACTTTTTCTATCGAGGAGGAATCCAGTTTACGGCCAATTTCCAGACAGTTTACTCCTTTGAAACCCATAGCTGGTTCAATATTTTTCTGGGAGATTATCGATTGTATAGACGAGTGGGCCAAAAGGGAAACTTTGCTTCCCGATTCAGACTCGGTATAGCTACCAACAGAGATAGTCCTTTTGCTCCTTTCGTAGTAGACAGTTATGTCAATATCCGAGGTTCAGGAAACCGCATCGATAGAGGAACGGGCCAATTGATTCTAAATCTTGAATATCTGCATACCTTTTATGAAAGAGAAAAGTTTGCAGCACAGATAGTGGGTTTTTCTGATATTGGTACCTGGCGAAATCCCGGAGGAACCTTCGCTGATCTATGGAACCCGGACAACTTTCGTCATTTTGCAGGTGGAGGATTTCGCCTGATATACAAAAAGGCCTATAATGCCATTTTGAGAATTGATTACGGAATCGACATTTACAATACCCAGCAAAGAGGATTTGTATTAGGTTTGGGACAATATTTTTAAGCAAATGAAACCACCTGAAAATCTACCTCCTATAGGCGATCGTCAAATTCTGATTGATTTGGTGACAAAGAAAATGCCATTTGGGAAATATAGCGGACGTCTTCTTTGCGATTTGCCTGTACATTATTTGGAGTGGTTTCAGCGGAAAGGTTTTCCTGAAGGAAAATTGGGGATGCAGCTTTCGACCCTGTATGAAATCAAGATCAATGGCCTGGGAGAAATCCTTTATAAACTTAAAGCTATAATGCGCAGGTCCTGATCTTAATAGCTAATTTTTTTGCGATTCTTTTTGACCTCGCTTCTCTTCTTCTTATTCTTTTTAATCTTTTCTTTGGCAGATCTGCTCATTTTGGTGGGAATGCGTTTCTTCTTCTTTTTTGTCGCTTTTTCGATGAGTTCATGCAATCTCTCCACAGCTTCCTCTCGATTTCTGGATTGACTTCTGTTCGAAGCAACCAGGAGCATGATTACTCCATCTTTGCCGATACGCTTATCTCTGTAATTTTTGAGCTTGTGCTTCTGGTAGGCATTCAGGCTAGTGCTTTTCTCTATGTCAAAACTCAATCGAACCGCAGAGGAAACTTTATTCACATGCTGACCTCCCGGCCCTGAAGCTAGTTGGAATTTGATCTCATATTCATTGGCAGGGATCGATATGTTTTCTGCTTTTGCCATAGATGACTGAGATACGCAAATAACGGGAATTTGTTTTTCTTTAATATTTGGATTGGCTCATAGCCGGGGAAAGAATTATCTTCATAAGAAAATATCCCTATGGATACTTGCTGTAATACATCCTATCAGGCTACCTTTGATCATAAAAGAGCTCAAAAGGAACTCAAAGCCTATGAGAAATCAGGAGTGAAGGCAAATTCACGTCCCTTGATGGAACTGATTAGTTCTTTGGACCTGAATGAAGCTTCCATGTTGGAAATTGGTGGCGGAATTGGTTCCCTGATTTTCGAATCATTTAAACTGGGTTTGTCAAAAGCCAATTATGTAGATATCTCTCAGGCCTACTCAGACACTTTTATTGCTGCATTGGAAGAGAAAGGCCTATCGGAGAAAGTAGAGCCAAGGCGCGGAGATTTTGTAGACTTATCCCAGGAAATTTCTCAGGTAGATCTGGTGGTATTGGATAAGGTGATTTGTTGCTATGAGAACTATGCAGAATTGATCAGAGCCTCTACATCGAAAAGCAGAAAGTGGTATGCCATTACCATCCCCAGAGATAAGTGGTGGGTAAAAATGGTCCATGGCTTTGACAATATCCTCCGCAATCTCAAAAAGAATCCCTTTCAAAGTTTCATCCATGATCATGAGGATATATTTGAGGTATTGGAAAAAGAAGGCTTTAGCATTCGAAAAGAAACAAAACGACGGGAGTGGCAAAGCTTCCTCCTGGAAAGAATATAATGTTTAACTCTATTCACACATGAGATTTTTACTACTACTATTACTAATCCTGGGGCCTTATAGCCTGGGGGCTCAAACTTCCACCCTTCAGGATCCCTCTTCCCTGCTCAATGCGAGAAATCCAGAAGCTGAAGGTATGTCTTCAGAACGCCTCGCCAGACTGGATAAGATGTTTGAGGAAGCTATCGAAAAGCAGGAAATTCCAGGTGCAGTTGCGCTC includes:
- the arfB gene encoding alternative ribosome rescue aminoacyl-tRNA hydrolase ArfB, which codes for MAKAENISIPANEYEIKFQLASGPGGQHVNKVSSAVRLSFDIEKSTSLNAYQKHKLKNYRDKRIGKDGVIMLLVASNRSQSRNREEAVERLHELIEKATKKKKKRIPTKMSRSAKEKIKKNKKKRSEVKKNRKKISY
- a CDS encoding phosphotransferase family protein, which produces MPELSQDQAVPIRKGEELDIQKLEGYLQEKLGSTGNLEVQQFPGGYSNLTYLLKMGDREMVLRRPPFGANIKSGHDMSREYKILSKLQGHYDKVPEALAFDEAGDLLGAPFYVMERVNGIIIRPKMSLEDAPSEAQMKKISTALVDTFVELHNVDYEAADLNDLGRPAGYNERQITGWIKRYNNAQTDEIPEMEKTASWLMKNIPAESKHALIHNDFKYDNMILDPQDLGKVKAILDWEMATLGDPLMDLGTSIGYWVNQDDPDFMKQLQLSPTTLPGNPSRGEFVNLYAEKSGLEVGDFVFYFVYGLFKIAVIVQQIYYRYKKGHTQDERFASLGMAVKGCGMVAQQAIQRKKIDNLF
- the dnaE gene encoding DNA polymerase III subunit alpha, with the protein product MPDFVHLHNHTEFSLLDGAAKINDMVAKAADCGMSHIAITDHGNMYGIPKFVLAARKKGVKPIVGCEFYIVAGNATERIKGTKRYHQIMWAKDKTGYDNLVKLCSYGYTDGYYYKPRIDKQILAQHVEGLMASTCCLAGEVNRTLIDKGEEEAEQKLIEYIDLFGKENYYVEIQRHTLGDMEKCNEWLIRMAKKHELIVIATNDVHYVNEEDSEAHDLLLALQTQSDYSDPNRFRFTDDKGRLNPRFYFKTQDEMLELFQDIPESLDNTLHLADRCNFELNLAGDMILPQYQVPEQYKDMDDFLAAMVWERAPKRYPDMTTEIRERIEHELKIMKKMGYAGYFLIVQSFTTEARNRGVYVGPGRGSAAGSVVAYVLGIIDIDPLQYDLLFERFLNPERVSPPDIDIDFDDEGRQEVIDYVVGEYGRKSVSQVITYGTMGAKTALRDVGRTLNISLQEVNRIAKLVPDRPGINFKKALDPDHNPDSYEELGKLFESKDPLINKMMRFAKTLEGTARHTGVHACAVIIAPGDVSNYAPVATAKDNTLITQYDGPMAEMCGLLKMDFLGLRTLSILKTAIKLTKQNHGVVIDPDTIDLTDTKTYELYQRGDTVATFQFESDGMRKYLRQLKPTNIEDLIAMNALYRPGPMDNIPSFVNRKHGREPIHYPHDMLEPILQNTYGIMVYQEQIMQVARTMGGYTMGGADLLRRAMGKKKMEIMAKEKVNFIKGAEEKGVDTKVSEEVFALMEKFASYGFNKSHSAAYSVLAFKTAFMKAHYPAEYMAAVLTHNINDIKKITFFIEECRRMGIDVLPPDINESQALFSVDKQGQIRFGMAAIKGVGHAVVESIISQRDKEGPFSSLFDMTTRMPARSINRKTLESLAYAGALDGFGLQRWQYFLSPTEKENGHLLDRALSYGVKVQMERNSPQVSLFGDANGNGSSHQEPPIPMGTNKEGKILEAWTELEKLNYEKEVIGFFLSGHPLDKYKWQLDAFTNTKFSELEEGSNRKDIKCAGIVTSVRERVSRRGNRFLSFTIEDFSDSYEIALFGEHYEKYRGLIRQDEMLFIMAGFQPRRYDPTLTDFRIKEMRLLSNELFDKMIRHLCVEIHNSELTEELLEELQRLFNEHKGSKDLKFKLKDDSIAANIQMISSEWQIDPNGELVNQLSELGLTYSLT
- a CDS encoding DUF3820 family protein, whose protein sequence is MKPPENLPPIGDRQILIDLVTKKMPFGKYSGRLLCDLPVHYLEWFQRKGFPEGKLGMQLSTLYEIKINGLGEILYKLKAIMRRS